From Streptomyces sp. NBC_00370, a single genomic window includes:
- the thyX gene encoding FAD-dependent thymidylate synthase gives MSDTPAETKPSFRSDVSVELVKHSAGDSDVLWAARVSTAGEQSLEELTKDPERSKGLINYLMRDRHGSPFEHNSMTFFISAPIFVFREFMRHRVGWSYNEESGRYRELQPVFYVPDDARKLVQEGRPGKYVFVEGTPEQRALTGRTMGTAYAQAYEAYQEMLAAGVAREVARAVLPVGLFSSMYATCNARSLMHFLGLRTQHELATTPSFPQREIEMVGERMEEHWAALMPLTHAAFNANGRVAP, from the coding sequence AGCGCAGGGGATTCGGACGTGCTGTGGGCAGCGCGCGTCTCGACCGCAGGGGAGCAGTCCCTGGAGGAGCTCACGAAGGACCCGGAGCGGTCGAAGGGGCTCATCAACTACCTGATGCGCGACCGGCACGGCAGCCCCTTCGAGCACAACTCGATGACCTTCTTCATCAGCGCCCCGATCTTTGTGTTCCGCGAGTTCATGCGCCATCGCGTCGGCTGGTCGTACAACGAGGAATCGGGCAGGTACCGGGAGCTGCAGCCGGTCTTCTACGTCCCCGACGACGCGCGCAAGCTCGTGCAGGAGGGCCGCCCGGGGAAGTACGTCTTCGTCGAGGGCACCCCGGAGCAGCGCGCGCTGACCGGCCGGACGATGGGAACGGCCTACGCGCAGGCGTACGAGGCGTACCAGGAGATGCTGGCGGCGGGAGTCGCCCGCGAGGTGGCCCGCGCCGTTCTGCCGGTGGGCCTGTTCTCCTCGATGTACGCGACGTGCAACGCGCGCTCGCTGATGCACTTCCTCGGCCTGCGCACCCAGCACGAGCTGGCCACGACCCCGTCCTTCCCGCAGCGGGAGATCGAGATGGTCGGCGAGCGGATGGAGGAGCACTGGGCCGCGCTCATGCCGCTCACCCATGCGGCCTTCAATGCCAACGGCCGGGTGGCGCCGTAA